Within Sphaerodactylus townsendi isolate TG3544 linkage group LG05, MPM_Stown_v2.3, whole genome shotgun sequence, the genomic segment GTTAACAGGGCCTTGCcttttttaggccccttccgcacttgcagaataatgcactttcactccactttcactccacttcgcagctgtgcggaatagcagaagcCACTTGCACGAAACAATTaccagaaagtggattgaaagtgcattgttaaTTTTGCGTAATgtcttgcggaaggggcctttatggcTCTTTGTAAAAGGTGCTGGGCATCAGGAGGGTTTTGTGCTTTTTGGTGGGGAATGTTTGGACCTCTTCAGCCCTGCtgcttttcatagaatcatagagttgaaagaggccCCAAGGCTCCATCAAGttcagccccctgcaatgcaggtagacataatcaaagcactcctgacatacgttcatccagcctctccttaaaaacctccaaagaaggagactccaccacactccgaggcagtgaattccactgtccaacagccctgacagaaagttttttcctgatgtttaggtggaatctctgttccttcaccttgaacccatgactcctggtcctagtttctggagcagcagaaaacaagcttgctccctcttcgacgtgatatcacttcaaatatttaaacatggctatcatgtccccccttaatcttcgcttctccagactaaacatccccatgttttgggtgctgtgtggtttccgggctgtatggccgtgttctagcagcattctctcctgacgtttcgtctgcatctgaggctggcatcttcagaaggtcctctgaagatgccagccacagatgcaagtgaaacgtcaggagagaatgctgctagaacacggccatacagcccggaaaccacacagcaccccagtgattccggccgtgaaagccttcgacaatacattaaacatccccagctccccaagtctccctttgtagggcatggattccagacctttgaccattttggttgccctcctctggacccgctccaacctgtcaatatccttcttgaattgcggtgcccagaactggacacaatattccaggtgaggtctaaccaatgcagaatagagaggtacactTTTTTTTTGAGAGGTGCTGACGTGGATGCATTTTCCTGTCCTGGTTAGTTGCATTCCAAGACAACAAGCAGGGTAAAGGCTCGCTGAGACCCATTTTGCTCCTCAACACATTAATCTCAGTCCACCATTTTGCTGCCGTCTCTTGGAAATGATCCTGCAGAGATTTCCACACAGGTGCTCTTTCAAGCCGGGACAAGACTTGCCGTTTCCTTCCCAGTGTGAGACTGTACAGTAGACCACCTAATAGATCTCTTATTCTGTCCGGAGTTGGCTTATTTATCAACCTTTTATGTATTCAGAGTAATAATAAGCTAAACTTGGGTGAAAATGCTGTGgttggtttcgggctgtatggcgtgttctttagcagcattctctgatcTTCCTGATgcttagcctgcatctgtggctggcatcttcagaggatcttgaagatgcccagatcctctgaagatgccagccacagatgcaggcccgaagcgtcaggagaaaagaATGTTGCCAGAACTAAACCATACAGCCTCGAAACCACACAGCTCTAACCTAAGTGATTCGCCAGATAATAGCTCTTCAGAGCAAAATAATAAACTGTTTTTCTACTTTGAACGTCTGCAAATCTCTTTGGGTAGCCTCTGCTGGTGTTGAACTTTCTCCgtattttaaaaagttcagtcTTGAAACAGAAAACCTCTTATTGTTTTCATTATTGGCTctctctttccccagcatttctgtATTCTGCGGTGTGAAGGTTGTGGAAGTCGCATGCCTTTTGTGATCTCTAATAACGGAAGGTGACCCCCCCAGATGTGTGGAAATCCCATTTTCAAGTCACACTCAATGGACAGAGGTAGGATTTCATAGGTATCTGCATTACCTGAAAAAGCTTGTTGATAAAAGGGGTCTTGCTTGCCAGATGATGTGCACCTCCATGCTGTGAAAactttcagctgcccatttccatccATACATTTCCATACATAcatgaaggcagcatggtgtagtggttaagagcagcagtggtataggaggttaagagcttgtgtatctaatctggaggaaccgggtttgattctccgctctgccgcctgagctgtgggaggcttctctgggaattcagacaggccctgtgcactccccacacacgccagctgggtgacctttgggctagccacagcttcctgcagagctctctcagccccacctacctcacaggaggtgtttgttgtgaggggaaggaaaggagattatccagcctttgagtctcctacaggagagaaaggggggatacaaatccaaactcttcttcttcttcactgtaatctgaagaaccaggtttgattccccgctctgccgcttgagctgtggaggcttatcggttATGAACTAAGATTAAGCTTATTGCTGcaactccaacacataccagctgggtgaccttgggctagtcacagttctctcagaactttctcagtcccattcacttcacagggtgtttgttgtggaggtgagggagagaaaggagattgtcagcccctttgagtctccttacaggagagaaaggggggggggatatagatccaaatcttcttctttttcttaaaggggcaagacattttttcttcaggtttttgCCAACTTGTTTGGTAGGGGTGGTGGGTTCCCCAACAACTGGCAGCGGTTTGGGGgtgtggctagggttgccaaatccaggttgggaaactcctggtgatCTGAGGGCAGAGCCTAGAAAGGACAAAGACCTCTATGGGGTACAATGTCGTAGAGCCCACCTGGCAGGGAGGTCTCCCAATGGCAAcccttgctgcctcctgccactctTGAGTGgcagcagaagggggaaaaaacagtgttACATGCACTGTGGTGTCACTTCCACAGAAaacatggaagtgacatcaggcagctctaggaatccctAGAAACTCTACTGTTTCACCAGAGACTTTTACCTTATAGCTTCCAGTGATTCTTAGAGGTACCCAACCTCACGCTcaagttttcctggaagtgatgtcaggatGTTCATGACACCACGTGCCCCTTCATGTCCCTCTATCACTCAGAAGCTTTGTGCCAGTTATCATGAGGATTGCTTTGGCAGAGTCTTTTTGCACTAGCACGCGTTGTGAGATCCAGGGGCCAGAGGacagggatccagcaggttctcacaggttcccgaggtaGGGTTATAATAATTATTTGTGGCTGGGCCGAgcaggggttactaattgcgtggattttgccacgcggattttttttgccttagttacgccctatTTCGGCTCAGCAGTAAgcgccgcagaacttgaagcagtctagcaggaggtgcagacCGGTgcgcatggcagcctgcacctgcgcgcAGGTATTCGCTTTCCAGCCTAAGGATCATGAGCGGCTGCAGCtgccctttgccacagccccactccaGCAATGCCTCTGCCCCGAGATGCCTGCTAGCCACACCCTCTGTCGTGTTCCCCGCCAGCCCCATTGAAAAAGCTATGCCACtgttctgaatcccaccaccatgggagacCTGTTTACTaatattttggatcccaccaccgcagTCAGGCCCCAACTAAGAACCTTTTCATCTCTGTTCACAGCGGCAAAGCCAATCCAGCCAATATTTTAAGTATTCGATTTTGGCCCCATTACTCATTAGCCAAAAGGTTGCTCACTTCAGTATGcgtcaggcagaggtgggatccagcaggttctcaccagttcctagAGTGGGttacactaattatttgtgtgtgtgccgaggaggggttactaattgggtccttTTCCTTTCCGCCAAATCCTATTAGTCtccaaaatcatcaagtcctgttgtttcctatgtggctggttaaagCGAAGGtgagaaaagcgggataattctcccgttgggctgttttaaaacatgttttagaaatatggtaaagttcctgcgGGTTTAAggaagagtctccttcttttgatttctagaaagcaagaattaaagttatttttaaagagtATTAATGaaattatttgacaggcaatcagccaattagaggagaagtagttgttttaagttggcagtaggcgataggacttgctagaaatgagtttaaattatgggacaGAAAGATGTACtctcagctggaaattaggaacttttttcttTACAGTAAGAGGCTTTTTTACCGAAgtaacagagagaaattattaatgccctcacCAAGCCACATGCCCCCCCGTACTTCAGCCCCATtacgccacgccactgtttgaatcccaccaccatgggaacctgttactaaaatttttggatcccaccgctggcgTCAGGCACTGGGCTTCTAAGCCTCAAGAACTGCCAAGACCAGCCTGGTTCATGAGGAGAGGCCTGTAGCCAATCGAGAGGGATTGCCTCGAAGTAGCGGGGTCAGGCAGTGGCTTTTGCGGCTGTTGATTCAACATGGTTTTGATTTCTCTGACAGCGTTAATAAGCGGGCAGAAGGAGATTTCCCAGCAGCTACGGACTACGAGGTGGAGACCTTACGTACATGTCCTGCCTTGAAGGGCACAACGGCTTCCGAAGGAGGGAGTCTCGGTTTAGGATTGTGGAGGACAAAACCGTCATCACGAAGGTGGAGAGCCGGTTTGGCCACGGGTGAGAGTCCACTGGACTGCTTTGTCTTTTGCTCATCACTGAGCTGAGTTGAAGAGCGTCTATTCGGGGGGGTTACTCTCACAAGTCCATAAAAAACCCTTGGAAGTGATTGGATGGTAGTTTCACTCCTACTCATGAGCAACATCCCAGCACTGCAAAGATGCATGCCTACCCTTAGAACCAAGTCCCTTTTCTCTCATTTCAGGGATGGTTCGCCACATCTGAGGAAGGCTCTGGATCTGCTTGTTCAAATCATGTTGACAGACTCGGTAAGACTCTTGAGGGTCAAGGCAGCCGTTCCTCTTCCTTCTTGTCaggtcttagtggatagttccatgggaatgtcaactcaatgcctggcagctgtgaaaaaggcaaactctattctggggataattaggaaaggaattgagaataaaactgcaaggattgtcatgcccttatatataaagcagttggCGCGGAAGCCGCGTACATGATAATAGGACTGTCACAGTCTTCTGGTCGCatacacatctcaaaaggatatcgggtgagatagaaagaagtgcagagaagggcaactgcagcaaggatgactgagggactggggaggcaccttcccctatgaggagaggctgcagcgtttggggacctGCTTCCgaagttttggagaggagactgcgtctgaggggggggatatgattgggaagtctataaaattatgccatgAGGTAgaaaaaatgtggacagagaagaaatttttctctcttctcacactactagaaccagggggcatccattgaaaaggctggggaaGAATtccaggactaataaaaggaaacacttctaacTCGCATAGCGtacagtgattggtgtttggaataatatacTGCCGCAGGAGGCGTGTGATGGTCACTCACCTGCGGATGaaagctttcaaaggggcttggacagattttatggaggagaagctcgatctatggctcccaaattgatccctccttgatctgagattgcaaatgccttgcaTAGCAGACCAGGTTgctttcgggagcagcagcagcagccagaaggccctttgctttcacctcctgcagagagtgagctccaaaggcacTCCAGGCCagccctgcgaggagcagagagagctggactagatggactctggtctgatccagcaggctagttcttatgttcttatgttctcaccgGTAATCTTTAAGCAGGAGTTGAACAAACATTTGTCTTGGTTGCTCTGGCTGATCCTGTGTGGatcaggaggttggactagatggtctcgacagcctcttccaactctctgattctatgaacTGCAGATGTTAACAGTGGCTAAACGatgctgtggtgtagtggttagagcgctGGACTAGAATCTGCAGgctcaaattcctactctgccacagaagcttgctgggtgtcctttggCCAGTCACTCATTCTCATCCtagcccacctcgcagggttgttgtgaggataccgTGTAGGAGAGGAGGTTTATatataagccaccttgggtccccattgagggcAAAGGTGGGGTGGGCATGGAATAAGTGAATAGAAGCAAACGGGCTTTTCGGTTTATTCTCTGAACCTTAACAGTTTGCTTCCCGGCATTGCAGAAGCAACAGGCCGAGGCGAAGTATCTGATTTGCTCCTTTGTTTTGCATCCCAGGTGGCTCACGCCTACCCTGACGGGATCGGCACCGTCAATACAGAATGCCTGAGGGGTTTGAGAGGTGAGTGTGATCCGCTGAGGTTCGCGCAGTTATTCACAAgcgtgttgtggggtttccaggctgtatggacaggttccagcagcattttctcctgatgtttcacctgcatctatggctggcatcttcacacaacccagaaaatccacaacacactagtgccgtggtggcgaacctacggcactccagatgttcatggactacaattcccatcatcccctgccagcatggcccatttaATGGTGCCTGATgagtgtttttagaatgtgggtGGGGCCACTTGGGGcctttcttctgattggccactggatatttgattggctgtgcagattttttaaacagttgctttggcagcagctgctaccacattGCAAAGAtccacaccaggggtctgcaacctgtggctctccagatgttcatggactacaattcccaattggccatgctggcaggggctgatgagaatcatagtccatgaacatcgggagtgccataggtttgccaccactgcactagtgattccgtccatgaaagccttcgacaatgcatttatTCACAGTTCTTATGTCTCATCCTTTCTTGACATGAAATGTAGGCATCTTAAAGCTAAACCAAATCCCTTTTGCAAACACCCCGCAGAAAGGAAACTTGAACTCAGGCATAGGCACACCAGCTGGCTTTCTCTgctagggccagaggtgggatccagcaggttctcacaggttcccgagagtaggtttctaattctttgtgtgtgccaagagggggttactaatgggtgattttgccatgtgatttttgccttagttacgcccctcctctccacagtagcgcgcagaacttgaagcaatctagcaggaggtgcattcgGCGCATGCAGCTCTCATGCCATGCACTAAGCTTCCCTGCGCGCAttcgccctgccacagcccccccaggaatgccccgcctcgaATGCTCCGCCGGCCACGCTctctgtcatgccccgccccagCTCTCATTGCCATGCCACGCCACtgagaatcccaccaccatgggaacctgttactaaaatttttggatcccaccactggctagggcTTCTGTCCCCTTAGCAGCTGTATGTTGGGCTGCAGTTCATCAGGTAAAGCCTGAAGATGCCACTGGGGGAAAAGTTTCGGCCActgaatttctgcttctgtctcACTGCAGAGCTGGTGCCCCTCGTGTCAGAAGATGGCAGGATCCAGTTCTTTTCTGCAGGGCCGGTGGTCTTCACCGATGACGCTTTTATATTCCACTACGCAGTGAGTGCTGTCTTTGGTCTTGATCCTTACCccctttcagcagtggcgtaggaggttaagagctcgtgtatctaatctggaggaaccgggttttgattcccagctctacctggagctgtggaggcttatctggggaattgatcAGCCTGCAGTTCTCCCACACACTtcacgctgggtgaccttgtcacagCTTCGAGCTCTCAGCCTcaacacccacctcacagggtgtttgttgtgaggggggaagggcaaggagattgtcagcccctttgagtctcctgcaggagagaaaggggggagataaatccaaactcctcctcctcctcctcctcttctccttctccttctccttcttcttcttcttcttcttcttcttcttccctggaacAGTGGGAGGTTAGGCTGCCATTCTCCAAGGGGCAACAGAGAACCGGGTTCTTGTGAGAGGCCGACAGGTCCTGGCAGCTTGGATCCCCAGTTGGCCAATAAGTTGAGTCATGAGGGACACACACGAAGGTTCCCCCCAAACACATGTGGCTAATCTTTGTGGTTTCACAGGtattggatttttttcttgtGTCTCCTTTCAGACTGCTGTGCAAAGAGCAGACGGCAGCCGCGTGGTGCTTGGCGGGACACGCCCATTCCCACCTCCTCCACAAGGACCAGCGGTGGATGTGGTCGTGAGTGCCAGCATCCCCTCAGCAATCCTGTCTACAGTCAGTCCTCACAGCCTCTCCGCAATGGTATGAAGGCAGAGCAGCAAACCTCTTGACTTTCAGCAGAGCTGGGGTGGGAAGAAAAATGCAGAACGTTACAGCCGTCGCCACCACCAAACGTTCAACAAGCTGGGGTTAAATGTTAGAATTGTGggatcatagaactggaagaccaccggggtcatccagtccaacccctgccatgtaaggtggtctactccgagtataACCACTGCTTCAAcaagatggccacccagcctctgtttaaaaacctccgaagaaggagactccaccaccctctgaggcagttaattccattgtcaaacagccctgactgtcaggaagttcctcctaaggtttaggtggaatctcgttccctgcaccttgagcccattattcctggtcctagtttctagagcagcagcaaacaatgacatcccttcaaatgtttcaatagggctatcatgccaccccttgGGATGACACAAAAAGACTGAGTATTTGGGATAACCGCTGCCCCTCCTCCCATCACCATTGGGCAGAACTAGACAAGATGCTGGGAGATCCATAAATATATTCTCCCCCTGTGAAACTAAGTGAACGATACCCAGGTGTGATCAGGCctttcagggatgaggcggtctatgaaatctaaagtaatgaatgaatgaatgaat encodes:
- the LOC125432640 gene encoding uncharacterized protein LOC125432640 produces the protein MCGNPIFKSHSMDRAGRRRFPSSYGLRGGDLTYMSCLEGHNGFRRRESRFRIVEDKTVITKVESRFGHGDGSPHLRKALDLLVQIMLTDSVAHAYPDGIGTVNTECLRGLRELVPLVSEDGRIQFFSAGPVVFTDDAFIFHYATAVQRADGSRVVLGGTRPFPPPPQGPAVDVVVSASIPSAILSTVSPHSLSAMVWGDGVLSAEERRWIPEAPENGVVKAKFIEVRGPWISYTANPANAMLGLTIKVCSKPEGEPALLTLKLEARLTTTFEVSGSKLIAKLSLDSSDGISISTPVARTPVGRYRQWSETVVRKTLAVLNRAYKERAPTLSTLKHMSNPAVTISQDLLHIHETA